The sequence CACGCCATGAAAATCTACGACTACATCAACGACCAAGGCGGACAAGTGAAACTCATGGCTATCACACAACCACCAACAGAATTCGGCTCGTCTCTAGACATGTTTCAGAAGACCTTGAAGCACGAGAAATTCATTACAAAGAGTATCAATGATCTTGTTAACCTGGCGATTAAAGAGAAAGACCATGCTACAAACATCTTTCTCCAATGGTTTGTCACTGAACAGATCGAGGAGGAGGCTAATGATAACGAGATAATCTCTAAATTGAAACTTGCTGGAAAAGGTAATGGATTGTTTATGATTGACAAAGAACTTGCAACACGGATATTTACGCCCCCAACAACATCCAACGAGACTCAAGCATAGAATATTGCAATAAACAAAATAGGAAGTGATTAGATGAACAAAGAAACTGAGGAGAAACGTGAGTATACCACACAGACACATTGTAGAACAACTTAAATGGGGTCTGTATATGCAAAAAATCCTCATTCTTTACTATAGCCGAACTGGAAACACCGAAAAGATGGCTAAAGCAGTAGCCGAAGGAGCTAAAGCAATTCAAGGAGTTGAAGCTGAACTAAAGTTTCACGCAAGACCTGAAGAGTTAGCTGACTATAACGCTATTGCAATTGGAGTCCCAACTTACCATCATGACATGGCTGTTGATATTAAGAATCTTCTCGAGAAAGTCGCCTTGAAAAACATCAATTTGAAAGATAAAATAGGAGCAGCTTTCGGGTCATACGGCTGGAGTGGTGAAGCACCACGACTGGTTCTTGAAATCATGAAAAACAGATTTGAAATGCACTTGATGGAACCACCAGTTCTACTTAAATACATACCAGATGAAGCAGGACTT is a genomic window of Candidatus Bathyarchaeota archaeon containing:
- a CDS encoding ferritin; protein product: HAMKIYDYINDQGGQVKLMAITQPPTEFGSSLDMFQKTLKHEKFITKSINDLVNLAIKEKDHATNIFLQWFVTEQIEEEANDNEIISKLKLAGKGNGLFMIDKELATRIFTPPTTSNETQA
- a CDS encoding FprA family A-type flavoprotein, which translates into the protein MSIPHRHIVEQLKWGLYMQKILILYYSRTGNTEKMAKAVAEGAKAIQGVEAELKFHARPEELADYNAIAIGVPTYHHDMAVDIKNLLEKVALKNINLKDKIGAAFGSYGWSGEAPRLVLEIMKNRFEMHLMEPPVLLKYIPDEAGLEKCRQLGKEIAEKLMPRIHATRGENDFQK